The Bacillus mesophilus genome segment AAAGCTTGTTCATCAATTCCCCATTCCTTCAGGTTGGGAATACCAAGCTTTTGGCAAAGCTCTTTGACAGATTCAACCGCTAGATTAGCTGCCTCCTCATTACACAAGTCCTTCTTTTCAGGAGCAAAAATTCGACCCAGGTCTGCTAAACGGTCAATGCAGGCTTCTTTACTATATTCAAGAACAGCTGGCAAAAGCATTGCGTTGGAAAAACCGTGCGGTACATGAAATAACGCTCCAATCGGTCTCGACATCCCGTGGACAAGGCAAACGGAAGCATTGGTAAATGCCATCCCTGCTTGAAGTGAGCCAAGTGACATCGCTTCTCTAGCATCAAGATCTTCACCGTTATTGTAAGCGTTTAAAATATTCTCCGTTAATAGTTTCATGGCAGATAACGCAATTGTATCTGTCATAGGATGAGAACGTCTTGAAAGGTATGCTTCTACTGCATGACTAAGAGCATCTACACCGGTTGCAGCTGTGACAGGCTTAGGAGAAGAAAGTGTTAGAAGTGGATCCACAATCGCCACATCAGGCATAAAGGCTGGTTGTTTAATCATCATTTTGACATTGTTTTGTGTGTTGGTAATTACCGTGACATCAGTTGCTTCAGATCCTGTGCCCGCTGTTGTAGGAATGGCGATATGTGGAATCGGCTTATGAGTCGCAAGCTTCCTTCCACCTTGATACTCTCCGATAGATCCACCGTTTGTAGCTAATACCGCAATCGCTTTCGCCGTATCAATACAACTTCCACCACCAAGTGAAATAACCAGATCACATTCCTCCTCTAACATAAGCTTAAGAGATTCTGTTACATATTGATCGGTTGGCTCAGAAGTAACACCCACATATACCACACATTGAAGTCCAGCTTGATCTAGATGATGAATACACGTACTAACATATCCGAGTCCATCCATAATTGGATCACTGACAAGCAACGCTTTTTTACCTCGTAGAGCAGCCTCCTTTCCAACATTCTCAAAAGACTGTCTACCATAAAAAATCGCTTGAGGTGTTCTAAAAACAGCATAGCCCTCCATTTACTTTCCACCCTTCACACAGGATAAGTTCTCTATTATTTCGGAAAATTAAAAATCATTACTATAAATATATTGCTTATCTCGATCTTTGAGAAGGATTTTTCATGTTAATGACTAATATATTTATAAAAGGTGGTGCGGACTATGTACAAAACAATCATTCGTCCTCGTGTATCCGAAACAGACGGCGCAGGACATATTAATAACACAACTTTACCGGTCTGGTTTGAGGCGGGAAGAGAAGAAATCTTTGAATTATTTACTCCCGATCATAGCTTCAAAAACTGGAGATGCGTAATTATTAATTCAAATATCGACTTTGTCAGCCAGATTTATTACGGGAGAGAAGTGGAAGTTCGGACTTGGGTGAATAAGATTGGAAATACTAGTTTTATTTTGTATGAGGAATTACATCAGGGAGACACACTTTGTGCAAAAAGCACAGCTGTTTATGTAAATTTTAATTTTGAGAACCAATCAAAAGAGGTTATTCCTAATGAGATTAGAGTAGAACTTGAGAAGCATTTATATAGTAATGATGAAGGCTAGGCCCCATTTGTGGCCTAGCCTTTACATTTAGTTAAGTATCAAAACATCCCCATCTATTATTAGTAAACGACAGTAATCTATTGCAAGTTCAGTAAGGCAAGGTAAAGGTGCTTTTTCCCACTACAATTAACCTCATCACACAAAACCCATGCTTATTTTCTATTTCCAAAGACTTTATAGAGCAATTCTGTCGAAATTTGCCTATAATTAAGATAATTATTCAATTATGAGGAATAGGGGATTACATGAATGGAACGTATCCTAGAATTAGAACATAAAGTAGACGAGCTATTAAGTCTGCTAGAAGCATTTAAAGAACTTAACTCCAATATTGCGATCAATGATGTGTTTGAAAATATTCTTCTTCAGATGGTACAGGTAGTAGGGGCTGAAGCAGGGACTTTATGGGTCGTTAATGAGGAGTTACAGGAAATCGAAGTAAGTGCAGCCTATGGACCAACTTCTTCAGCGATGTTAAACATTAAGCTGCAAAAGGGAGAGGGAATCGTCGGAAAAGTCATTACGACAGGGAAAGCACACTTAATAGAAAATGTAGCAGAGGACCCTGACTGGGCAAAGCGAGTCGACCAATCTAGTGGATTTATTACCATGTCGATGATTACCGTTCCTCTTATTGCCAAAGGGAATTCAATTGGAGCACTTCAGCTTCTAAACAAGAAAAAAGAAAATCATTTTACCGAAGAGGACGTTAAGTTAGCACTAGCTCTAGCTAATCAGTCTGCACTGGCTCTACATAACAGCCAAATGTACGATCATCTATATAAGATGTTCATAAGTGTAATTCGAACATTAGCAAAGGTGTTAGATGCACGTGACCCTTATACTGCTGGTCATTCAGAGCGTGTCGCAAAGTATTCGGTGTGGATTGCGCATCGCCTTGGATTTTCGACAGGACAATGTGAGGAACTATATAAAGCGGCATTATTACATGATATTGGAAAAATAGGTGTCTCAGATGAGATTTTAAGAAAGCCGACACGATTAACTCAAGAA includes the following:
- a CDS encoding iron-containing alcohol dehydrogenase; protein product: MEGYAVFRTPQAIFYGRQSFENVGKEAALRGKKALLVSDPIMDGLGYVSTCIHHLDQAGLQCVVYVGVTSEPTDQYVTESLKLMLEEECDLVISLGGGSCIDTAKAIAVLATNGGSIGEYQGGRKLATHKPIPHIAIPTTAGTGSEATDVTVITNTQNNVKMMIKQPAFMPDVAIVDPLLTLSSPKPVTAATGVDALSHAVEAYLSRRSHPMTDTIALSAMKLLTENILNAYNNGEDLDAREAMSLGSLQAGMAFTNASVCLVHGMSRPIGALFHVPHGFSNAMLLPAVLEYSKEACIDRLADLGRIFAPEKKDLCNEEAANLAVESVKELCQKLGIPNLKEWGIDEQAFKLAISKMAEDALASGSPANNPRVPTREELEELYLVCYDYQFASKKIVN
- a CDS encoding acyl-CoA thioesterase, yielding MYKTIIRPRVSETDGAGHINNTTLPVWFEAGREEIFELFTPDHSFKNWRCVIINSNIDFVSQIYYGREVEVRTWVNKIGNTSFILYEELHQGDTLCAKSTAVYVNFNFENQSKEVIPNEIRVELEKHLYSNDEG
- a CDS encoding GAF and HD-GYP domain-containing protein, which gives rise to MERILELEHKVDELLSLLEAFKELNSNIAINDVFENILLQMVQVVGAEAGTLWVVNEELQEIEVSAAYGPTSSAMLNIKLQKGEGIVGKVITTGKAHLIENVAEDPDWAKRVDQSSGFITMSMITVPLIAKGNSIGALQLLNKKKENHFTEEDVKLALALANQSALALHNSQMYDHLYKMFISVIRTLAKVLDARDPYTAGHSERVAKYSVWIAHRLGFSTGQCEELYKAALLHDIGKIGVSDEILRKPTRLTQEEYELMKQHTVIGATILSNMEPKSSVLNAIQTARSHHERIDGSGYPDRLSGDEIPLFAKIVGVADTFDAMTTVRPYSKGHTFEEGAAELVRCKNTLFDPNIVDAFTSILEECNYQLDSYEVPGFKKREIL